In the Platichthys flesus chromosome 14, fPlaFle2.1, whole genome shotgun sequence genome, CGTCCGGCTCCATTTTGATTTGAACGTTTCCAAACTCCTCAGCTGAGTcctacagaaaagaaaagatcattAACTGCAAATCCCAGAGCTGAACTGGTCCTGCTTCATCTAACTGATCTGGATCAGCTCTGCTTTAAACCGGATCAGCCCCGGTTCTAACCGGATCAGCTCTGGTTTAAAcgctgtaatctttttttttacagaatctTTAGAACTGTATAACTTTGACGTCATCAGTGACAATCTCTCTTCGGTGAGCCTGAGGCTAGCACCGTTAGCTTTAGCACCGTTAGCTCACTAATAGCTCCCGTGTCGGACCCTGCGGTTGGAGCATTAGCAGCCGGTCGCTTGCTTCTTTTTACCGGTGAAGCCGCGTCGAGCTCCATCCCTCCGGTTCCTCCAGAGGCCGAGACGCTCAGGTCCACAGGTCCGGTGACCGAAGGGGGAGAGCCGGACACTGGGGCGCTGCTGCAGCGGTGCACTTCCGGGTCATCGCTGCAAGTGAGGACATTCATTGACGTAATGCCTTCCCTatactggtcctcacaaagatagttgtaccccccccccaaccattGAATCATGATGTCCCTTACGcatatttaaaaagttatttcCACACATAACAGTCAGCTGTACAGATGCATTGtagtgtgtgttggtcactAAGGAACAATACATTTTGTATAAGTAAATATTGGCGTTTCTCAGACTATGGtgctgaaaaaaaactaaaacctttCAGGAATTTCATAaagtataaaagaaaaaaaaaatctaagttAACACATACATTGAGAAACAGCTTTCATCCCATCAACCTAAAGTATTAATTTATGAATGATGTCATCGCTCATCTCCAGCGTTTGACTGAATCCAGGTCCCGAACATTTTCACCATCATAGTTTCAGGCTCATTATTCATTGAATAGGAAACTTTGTtgacaacagaaagaaacacacatacagtgtaAAGCCCTCCACTGTCTGAACCAATCAACACAGTAAAGCTTTATTTAAACCAGAGGTGCTGACGACTTAACAACACATGAGGATGGAGATTAGCTCGCTGGCTAACACTGGCACATTCACAGAAATGTTGAATAATGTTTCTAAATAAATTCATTTGAatctttctctgctgcagtttaatgtttttataatgtagACTGACACCAGAGGGTTGAGTCACTGCCTCCAGGagcagcgccacctgcaggagAAACCAGGTATTACACTTTCTACTGAGCTTCATCACTCAAGAGCTGTGAAACTGAGACTGAATAAACCAAAGTCTCTTTACTGGAGCTCTCAACCCTGGGTTCTCCTCAGCAAATGAAATGAGCCTGTCAGCTGTTCTGGGATCAGATAAATGCTTCGGTCAGTCTTTGTCAGGGCACCCCCACTCAGAGAACACACTGCCTGGAGGGGGCGCTACAATTCGGccttttgtttacatcatctCCCAGGCGACAGGGCCCTGCCCACtccatgacatcatcacatgcacacatgacGCGGTTTGATGACACTCACCATCAAGTTGGAGATCTGACATCACAGCTTCATGGGGTCATGGAGGTCACTCTGTCAGAGCCAATCAGAAAGCAGCGTTAATGACCAGGTAGAGACTCATCcgtagcccccccccaccccttcctgGATCAGAACACGCTTCGGTCCGGTTTCGTCACGACCCCGCCCCCCGTGAACAGCCTGCTGAGGGCGGGGCTTCAATCGGCCTTTTATCTCATCACTTCCTTTCCTGAGCCACAGGTAGAAACACAACTGTCCTTGCGATCAAGGAGTCttacctggggggggggggggggggtcccacacgctgactccaggtctgtgCTTCCTGCTGAGGGGACAAAACAATGAGCATTAAATTGTTGTAATCAGCCAATCAACAGAAAGCTGATTTATTGAATCTACTTATTTTTAGTCAAAATTCAAAGGGTGCATTCAGAAAGTCAGAAAAAGGAGGATCTAGCGGTTAGGAGAGGATCTGGACTTCAACACATCCAAGTGTTTTTCACATTGAACATCTTTAATCATGTGAACGTTTCATCTTATTTAAGCTctttttagattaaaaaaatttataaaaagaaaaagtgataaATTAAGTGTGAATCAATGCTCAGACAAAACATGACATTAAATATCACATGAATGTTTCACAACAGGTCCCGAACATTTTCACCATCATAGTTTCAGGCTCATTAATCATTGAATAGGAAACTTTGTtgacaacagaaagaaacacacatacagtgtaAAGCCCTCCACTGTCTGAACCAATCAACACAGTAAAGCTTTATTTAAACCAGAGGTGCTGACGACTTAACACATGAGGATGGAGATTAGCTCGCTGGCTAACACTGGCACATTCACAGAAATGTTGAATAATGTTTCTAAATAAATTCATTTGAatctttctctgctgcagtttaatgtttttataatgtagACTGACACCAGAGGGTTGAGTCACTGCCTCCAGGagcagcgccacctgcaggagAAACCAGGTATTACACTTTCTACTGAGCTTCATCACTCAAGAGCTGTGAAACTGAGACTGAATAAACCAAAGTCTCTTTACTGGAGCTTTCAACCCTGGGTTCTCCTCAACAAATGAAATGAGCCCGTCAGCTGTTCTGGGATCAGATAAATGCTTCGGTCAGTCTTTGTCAGGGCACCCCCACTCAGAGAACACACTGCCTGGAGGGGGCGCTACAATTCGGccttttgtttacatcatctCCCAGGCGACAGGGCCCTGCCCACtccatgacatcatcacatgcacacatgacGCGGTTTGATGACACTCACCATCAAGTTGGAGATCTGACATCACAGCTTCATTGGGTCATGGAGGTCACTCTGTCAGAGCCAATCAGAAAGCAGCGTTAATGACCAGGTAGAGACTCATCCGTaggcccccccaccccttcctgGATCAGAACACGCTTCGGTCCGGTTTCGTCACGACCCCGCCCCCTGTGAACAGCCTGCTGAGGGCGGGGCTTCAATCGGCCTTTTATCTCATCACTTCCTTTCCTGAGCCACAGGTAGAAACACAACTGTCCTTGGGATCAAGGAGTCttacctggggggggggggggtcccacaCGCTAACTCCAGGTCTGTGCTTCCTGCTGAGGGGACAAAACAATGAGCATTAAATTGTTGTAATCAGCCAATCAACAGAAAGCTGATTTATTGAATCTACTTATTTTTAGTCAAAATTCAAAGGGTGCATTCAGAGTCCAAATCCTCTCCTAACCACTAAATCCTGGACGTTCAAAGGAGACAAGTTAGGAAACAGTGAGACTCCTTTCCTCATCAGTTAGAGAATTGAACAGATCTCATTACAAACCCTTCAGGTTAAGAAGGTTCCGAAGTAAAATGGACTATTTGAACACTTTCAtactcaaacaggaagtgagatccTCTGAAAGACGTCACCATCACATTGTAACCCAGAAAGGAGCAGTCATCATTCAGTTAATCATCTGATCCATTGTGTTAAATAAAGGCTCAGTTCACCTGTGTTCCACACGGTCTCCATGTTCTCCTTGTTCCACACGGTCTCCATGTTCCACACGGTCTCCTTGTTCTCCTTGCTTCACACGGTCTCCATGTTCTCCATGTTCTCCTTGTTCTCCTTGCTTCACACGGTCTCCATGTTCCACGTGACTCCAGCTCATCAGATCCTCCCGGGACcggcatgttagcatgttagcttagCTCAAAGTTCCAGTCCTTTGGTCAGAGCGAAAGCTTCTAAAGTTAGCTTTAGCATTAGCTTGGAGTAAGAGTGTCAGAGACTCCGGTGAGTACACGTCGTCTTCTTCTATATATACATTCTCACCGGAGCAGTAAGCCGCCGCCATGATGTTCTCATGCAAACCACTGACCAATCACGACAAGTTCTTCAAGAAcacactgaccaatcacagcgcTCCCTCTTAACACGTGAATGGTGACTAGCGACCGGAAGAAGGGGATGGAATTGTAGGAAGTGACGCTCGTGACGTAGGTCGCCATCCGTTAATAAaccgaacaaagaagaagaatctgatctttatgtttttgtcggaagtgaaaatgttggaataAATTTgaaactttagttttttttgttggatTGATGTTattgatataaaatatatatacgtCTTCAGTTTGCGAGCAATCGAACCAACTCGGTGTGAAAACAACTGATTGTAACTTAACTGACACATGAAcaattattaaacatttttatcatCACTGAAATGAACACAACTTTTGTCTCGAGGACAGTTTCAGTTTTATCTGTCGGAGGACAGAGACGTCTCACTGCTTTGAACTGTTTGAATTAAACTGATAAAATACTGTATGAACAACGTTTTCATCATTAACTCTGATCTAAAATCAATtctctttaaattcatttaaatcaCCTGAATCCTCAACCTGTGGTCGTTTGTCTCCACCAATCAGTGCAGGTTCGCTCTATGAAAacaatgtgacctttgacctctttcATCAGTTCACCTTTGAGTAAAAACGTTTGTAATGAATATGAACATGTCCTTTAAATGGCACTGTTGAAAGTTACGAGCTGAACTAATTTGAAGGGACCATGACATCATTTAACATCCGACAATATACCAAAGAATGCATTGTCTTCACAACACGGGACATAAACATTACGCCCTCTGCGGCCTCCAGGTGACGCCATTgcagagataaataaaataaatctcccACAATAAACCTGGCTAGTGACGTCACAGTGGGCAGCTGATCTGATTGGTCTGAGCTCAACACTGATTCATGAAAATGATGACCTTTGTGATTTAAGAAACTTAATTTGTCTTCTTTAAGATATATGCTGCTGTGTTTAGATTATAAAATGAGTGTCTGATGTCATCACTGTGACATAACAgtgtctgtgatgtcatcactctggaaaaaaaagatagGACAACAAGataaattaatgtttaatagatttctctctcttcaaaaGCTTtaatgagacagacaggtgagcagacagacagacaagtgagcagacagagagagaggtgagcagacagacagagaggtgagcaggcagacagacaggtgagcagacagacagacaagtgagcagacagacagagaggtgagcagacagacagagaggtgagcagacagacagagaggtgagcagacagacagagaggtgagcagacagacagacaggtgagcagacagacaggtgagcagacagacagacaggtgagcagacagacagacaggtgagcaggcagacaggtgagcaggcagacagacaggtgagcagacagacagacaggtgagcaggcagacaggtgagcaggcagacagacaggtgagcagacagacagacaggtgagcagacagacagacaggtgagcaggcagacagacaggtgagcagacagacagacaggtgagcaggcagacaggtgagcaggcagacagacaggtgagcagacagacagacaggtgagcaggcagacaggtgagcaggcagacagacaggtgagcagacagacagacaggtgagcaggcagacaggtgagcaggcagacagacaggtgagcagacagacaggtgaaagaGCCTACAcaaacaagattaaaaaaacaaaagtgaaagtcCTTGTTTACACTCcatctccatggcaacagaaacaaaaacaaacattagcTCTCTCAGCGTCTTTGTCCTCCAGCAGCATCGAGTCCTGTTCGgctctgaggtcagaggtcacagagagagCATATGCAAGTGTGCGCCACACCATCACAACAGCCTATCAGAGAGCAGCTAGCGGCGGTACACTCCGAAGGCAACCAGGCTGAGGAAGATGGTAACTCCGACCAGGGAGGCGGTGGCCGGGGCGGTGAAGAACTGCCGGTACTGGATCTGACAGTACCACagcacagacagcatgagagcCAGCAGCGGGACCATCAGGCTGCCTACGTTCAGGGCCACAGCCACCTGATCGGCCGGCCGCGGCCCCCCCGCCGCCCCCCGTCCGGCATGCTGGGAGATGTGACAGTGCAGGACGCAGTTGTGGACGAGGTTCAGAGAGGCCAGAGTCTGAGCATcatcctgaagcagctgaccCTGATAGATTAACCGCACCTGCTGCTCCTGACCCGCAAAGTAGGTcctgaaaggtcagaggtcaacacaTCAGATGACGCAATTTTACCAGCCCACTGAGAGCCACAACCATGTcgcagtgcatgctgggatacaTCACAGGTCTGAGTCAGAGTTCAGGTCTGAGTCTGAGTCCAGGTCTAAGTACAGGTCTGATTCCTGGTCTGAATcctggtctgagtcctggtctgagtcctggtctgactccaggtctgagtcctggtctgagtcctggtctgagtcctggtctgagtcctggtctgagtcctggtctgagtcctggtctgactccaggtctgactccaggtctgagtcctggtctgagtcctggtctgagtcctggtctgactccaggtctgagtcctggtctgactccaggtctgagtcctggtctgagtcctggtctgacTCCTggtctgactccaggtctgagtcctggtctgagtcctggtctgagtcctggtctgactccaggtctgactccaggtctgactcctggtctgagtcctggtctgagtcctggtctgagtcctggtctgactccaggtctgactccaggtctgaatcctggtctgagtcctggtctgagtcctggtctgagtcctggtctgagtcctggtctgagtcctggtctgagtcctggtctgactccaggtctgagtcctggtctgagtcctggtctgaatcctggtctgagtcctggtctgagtcctggtctgagtcctggtctgagtcctggtctgagtcctggtctgagtcctggtctgactccaggtctgactccaggtctgagtcctggtctgagtcctggtctgagtcctggtctgagtcctggtctgagtcctggtctgactccaggtctgagtcctggtctgactccaggtctgagtcctggtctgagtcctggtctgagtcctggtctgactccaggtctgagtcctggtctgagtcctggtctgagtcctggtctgactccaggtctgagtcctggtctgagtcctggtctgagtcctggtctgactccaggtctgaATCCAggtctgactccaggtctgagtcctggtctgactccaggtctgagtcctggtctgagtcctggtctgagtcctggtctgagtcctggtctgagtcacggtctgagtcctggtctggGTCTTAGTAGTGGTGTACAGTGATAGGAGCATTTGTCATAGTTACCGTTTGATGTACCCGATGGTGTCCTGCGGTTGGACCTGAGCGGTTCTCTCTGTGTCGTTGAGAAACTTCAGTCTGACGACCATGTTCCTCTGAGAGGGCGGagactcctcccctccccctcggTTCCTCACACCATCGCCCGCCCCTTCCAGCCTCTCCCCCCCCACATCTCCTCGCTGctcgtccttctcctcctgaggGGGGGCGGTGGGAGCGTCGGTCAGAGAGCTGTCACTAACAGAGCTGGagggggatgaagaggaggtgctgGCAGTGGGGGGCGTGTCTTGGTGGACGGTGCCGGTCCTCAGTGAGGGGGCGGGGTCTGCGGTTGAGGTGAACAGATGCTCTGGGGCATCGGAGGTCTGGGTGGAGATCCAGGCGAGCAGCAGCACCACGAGGAGCAGCAAGGAGCCAAACAGCAGCGTCACTTCGTCTCCTACGCCTTCGATCAGAGCCATCGCCCCCCCGCAACGCCCGCTGGGGTCAACGCAGTTTACACACCTGTACAAAAGGGGCGGGGCTTAGCATCAACACCACACTTGTGCTGTGTCAAAATGTTTAGTGAAGTTTTGATACTCTATAGTGCACTCactgtttcccacaatgcatcatgaaaagtAGTCTTCAACCGATGGTCACTAAGCAATCAAAtctaccatcatgcattgcgctcgcagcagagaaacagatgaagagagagcaGCATCCGCCCGACCAGTCGTTTAAATGTCAATAGGAGCAAAAAAAAGgtgtatttctacatttaaagatgGTTATTcaccatgaaaataaaatacactcaAAATGTATTGGATTGGATGTAAGTGAGTTTTCTTTTCCTGATGAGCTCAGCTCTGTGTAGAGAAGTCCCTCTATGAAGTAGAGTTAGTGAATGAGTGATTTCACACCTGCACCCGTCTGTCCAGTTTGGAAACATGCCCTTGTTTGTGGCTGTGAGCTAATTGGTTCCTACTGAAgttatacatatttaataacacattcaaacaaTCAGGAGGGAACTTTAGTCGGAGACACTTTTCAGTGGTGGAGGAATCCACATGCGGAGCAGTAGTAAGTGTTGACGGGGGGGTTCTTCACCTCAACGCTAAAAGTTGTTCTccagtgtgtgtagttgtgggAGTAGTTTGAAACTGTGAGCTCACGGTTAACTCTGGTTTAATTCAACTAAAACCTGGTTTAACCCTCAGACTTTTTATATCACATGGTATTAAACATGGGTGCCCCATTTCATCACACTTGTCTTTGATTGCCTCGCAACTTATAAGGGATCTCCGTTGTGGATGCACACTTTTGCTGAGGGACGCTTCCCAAGTTCTTCTTTCCATGGAATGATTAAGGTTTCTCCAAAGCCTCTGGCCTCACCTTTAATGTAAGAGGATGTGAATTGATGGCTGGAAAAGACTGACACTCCCTCTTTATGTGATTTTCCTGTGAAAGAGCAAGTTACATATCTGGGAATAATTATTACCAGCGAGCAAAGCAAGAGGTATAAATCAATTTGAACCAATTATGGCAAAGATACAAAGGGAAGTGCCTTCACTGAGGTCGCTGAGAGTTAGAAGAATGTTTCTGTCGATATGTTGATTGTCTTGGATTCTGACTttgataaatacaaacaaactaCAGAGAGCAACTCGGGCCTAATCCGTGTTGTTCCGGGTCTGGCTCGGGTTATCTGCTCCTGGATCAGTCCGGTTACGGGTCACAGCTCTACTTTAACCCGGCTCGGATCGAACCTGCTGAACCAAACTGATGACTTCAGAACCAAACTCTGCGCTAACTATCAAACCGAACCGGAAGTTAGCTAAGCTacatgctaacagctaacagctggTTAACGACCGTCTACTCAGAGTCAGTTTGTAGATGAAcaagtttaaataaagattaaatcaaACTCACAGTTCAGCTTCTGGCGCTCACATCACAGTTAGCCTGAAGCTAACCAGGCTAATCTGTCCCCTCACTTCCtgcttgttcttcttcttctagtTCTTCTTGTGAGCACACTGACTCTCTGCGACCCaatgctgccccctgctggtgctcGGCTCATgtttacattaacacacacaaacggaccgacagattgattgattgattgattgattcattcattgattgattggttatttgattgattggttatttgattgattatttgatggattgattgattgaatggtTGAATGGTTGAATGGTTGAATTGTTGAAttgttgattgattgaatgattgaatgattgaatgattgattgattgattgacggattgattgattgaatgattgattgactgatccTGCAACATGACGCATGCGCACTAATCGTCCATTATCCTTATCCAGCTCATGGTGAAGCCGAGAACGCACCGGTTGCTTAAGGTTtgcccttcaaaataaaagatcagGAACTGATTTCACacattagtttttatttatgtatttacttCAAGACCACAAATTAAGAGtttatcaaattgaattaatAAGCGAAATTTAAATAATCATGATGTAACTTTGATACaattacaattaaattaaattcgtCCTCATTCTTCAGACTTCTGGGGACTCGTGGGGCTTTGTGTTTgacagttggggggggggggggcaacaagTTCGTATGATTAATAAACACTGAATAAATGTCCTGAATATATTAACTGTATTTCATTAGTCAAAGTGGATTAAAGCCCCGCCCCTCCACGGACACACCTGTGGACACGTGTCTCGatcaggtggatgtattgattGATCGGTGATTGGCTCGTCCCACCCCGGCGGTGTGTGGGAGGGGGCCGCTGACTGGGAGCTCCGACCCGGCAGACGATACGCTGTCAGCGGGAGGGCCGTCATGTGGATGCGGCCACTGTGTCGCCTCCGAGCCGCTGATCAGCAGCCACAGGCCGGGGAGGAAGAGCGCAGCAGCGGGGACACTTTGGTTCTTCCTCTCGGGGCCTGGAGCCGCGCTCTCCTCCCGGGCCCCGGTCGCACTTGTTCGGGCCCCGGGCCGGAGTGTGAGCGGCGGTGGAGCCTCTGGAGCCCGggtgttaaatgtgtgtgaagCCGCTGATATTCggaataaaatgtgtttggtgTTTGTGAGTCTGCAGCGGCCCCGGCTCGGAGCCGCTGTCTCTGGTTTCATCCTCCGCCTTTGTCCTCATGCTTTCCCCGGAGTTCCTCCCCCTGCGGCGCTGGGCGGAGTTTCATACCGGACTAGACGCTCCTTTTGTCGGATTCGTTTCGACCTGACTCCCCGGGGTTTAACGCTGAAAAATACACACTTTGAAAGTCCTGAAATAATCCTAACGAGCCCCGTGGTGTGCAGCGTGAACCCGGGCTTCTGTCTGAGCCGGAAGGTGAGTAGTAAGTTGCgattttaaacagatttctcTGGTTCTCTGCTCGTTGGTCCCCGAGTCTGCTGAACATTCATGGCGGCCTCGCAGTGACGCTTGTGGGGCAGCAGCGACTCGTCCTCCCGCTGAGCTGCGGCTTCATCCGTCGACGAGGtttaacagtgaaaacacacacaacaagaattaatgtgaaaacaacacaaacacattttcatcgTTTCACACTTTAGATCAACAACACGACGCCGCTGCTACACTTTCAAccgtttttctcttttttcactttcactcgTTTTCCTCGTTAAATCAAACGTGACGTTAGCTCGTGCAGCTCGTGCAGCTCGTGCATCTCCCCTCGTGCCAGCGCAGCTCATTGCTGCCTCCTGCCGGGGGACAGACGCCACCACCGAGCAGCTGGAAGCCCCATGCTGCTCCACATCGATCAAACCGATCAATGTTCGATAAGCTCATGAAGATGTTCGGCTCTTTCCGGCTCGTTAACCGAGTCAGCGAATTAATGCGAAGCTCTCTACCGCCCCCCGTGCTCAGTCCGAGACCCCACACTCTCCTCAAAGCAGCCGAGCTCATCCTGGTGTAAGTGAAACAGATTCTCACATTTCATTCCGGTCTAATCAAGGCTGATTCCATCCTGGCTTTAATAAGCTCAGAATAATCGACTTTAGAAAAGAGGACGATGtccctgaaagacaaaaaagtgTGTTTTGCAGCAGATCAAAAGATGATCATTCATGAAGAATTCAAACTCATATTTACCAAGAAATGAAAGGTGGTGACAAACGAGGCAAAGGAGACGTCAGGACAGGAAGTCTCTGACAGACTGAGATGAGGTCTCCACGAGCACACGATGGGGGGGGAGCCTCAGACAGAAGTGAACTCTCTAGCAGCCAAGTCCGAAGAGATCGGGGTTGTTTCCACCATGTTTTCACTGCTTAAAGCCTGAAGTTTAGTTGACTcgacactaccccccccccccgcccccccctccatcaaagtggtgaggagataatgagggagacactttaccgagtcaaattccctgtgtgtgcaaacttacttggccaataaacctgattctgattacatttttgggtgaactttccctttaacaGTAGATTACATCCCAGCATGGTTCTTCTTCTACTGCCCTTTAAACTGCATGCACACATTTCATTAGCATCCCGGGTCCTTACTgtgatcatgtgtttgttcaggaGGGAGGAGCCTGCTGCGTGATgaacggcagcagcagcctatCTGCGTCTCAGAGCTCCAGGGTCAAAAATGGACCAGGTAActgactgtgacctttgacctctacaCACTTCTGTTTTACGCCTCCTGCTGTTTGTTGAAGTAAAATAACAGACGTTTTTAAAGGGACGTTTTGAATCATTAATTCGTTTTATTTTATGCATTAGTTAGATTCTTTAATTATTGTCCAGCTGTTGTTAATGAACTGACACATCTAGCAGGAACCAATGAGCTAAGAACCACAGATggagggaaagtgtgtgtgtgtgtgtgtgtgtgtgtgtgtgtgtgtgtgtgtgtgtgtgtgtgtgtgtgtgtgtgtgtgtgtgtgtgtgtgtgtgtgtgtgtgtgtgtgtgtgtgtgtgtgtgtgtgtgtgtgtgtgtgtgtgtgtgtgtgtgtgtgtgtgcagatgacTGGAGTAAGGAGGACTGTCTCACTCTGCTGGAGAGGATTCGCAGTCTGCTGCCGGACGTAGACTCCATGAAGTATAAAACCACAGAGTCGCACTTCGACTGGGAGAAAGTTTGTTTCGGCAGCTTCACCGGAGACATGTGTCGCCAGAAGTGGCAGAAAGTGTCGACTGAGGTAAGAGTCACGACCTCTCAGGTTTCACTTCAGCAGCTTTATCTTCAGGTGATTGGATGTGTGATATTTCTTCAGTGTTAAAATGTTCTGTTGAGAACCTC is a window encoding:
- the tmub1 gene encoding transmembrane and ubiquitin-like domain-containing protein 1 isoform X2: MALIEGVGDEVTLLFGSLLLLVVLLLAWISTQTSDAPEHLFTSTADPAPSLRTGTVHQDTPPTASTSSSSPSSSVSDSSLTDAPTAPPQEEKDEQRGDVGGERLEGAGDGVRNRGGGEESPPSQRNMVVRLKFLNDTERTAQVQPQDTIGYIKRTYFAGQEQQVRLIYQGQLLQDDAQTLASLNLVHNCVLHCHISQHAGRGAAGGPRPADQVAVALNVGSLMVPLLALMLSVLWYCQIQYRQFFTAPATASLVGVTIFLSLVAFGVYRR
- the tmub1 gene encoding transmembrane and ubiquitin-like domain-containing protein 1 isoform X1; amino-acid sequence: MMHCGKQCVNCVDPSGRCGGAMALIEGVGDEVTLLFGSLLLLVVLLLAWISTQTSDAPEHLFTSTADPAPSLRTGTVHQDTPPTASTSSSSPSSSVSDSSLTDAPTAPPQEEKDEQRGDVGGERLEGAGDGVRNRGGGEESPPSQRNMVVRLKFLNDTERTAQVQPQDTIGYIKRTYFAGQEQQVRLIYQGQLLQDDAQTLASLNLVHNCVLHCHISQHAGRGAAGGPRPADQVAVALNVGSLMVPLLALMLSVLWYCQIQYRQFFTAPATASLVGVTIFLSLVAFGVYRR